In Luteolibacter sp. Y139, a genomic segment contains:
- a CDS encoding thiol-disulfide oxidoreductase DCC family protein, which yields MDGDDFIVVAFDGDCLMCSKSIRFLAEHDPRRRFRFVKLQSPRGQQMEEKAGTGALNTALVEVDGQVFSRSAAILRAMRELGTGWRILSALGRCIPRPLRDWAYDFIAARRHRWFGKGDACSMPSEALRERLM from the coding sequence GTGGACGGCGACGATTTCATCGTGGTGGCATTCGACGGCGACTGCCTGATGTGCAGCAAGAGCATCCGCTTTCTGGCGGAGCACGACCCACGGCGGCGCTTCCGGTTCGTGAAACTCCAGAGCCCGCGGGGCCAGCAGATGGAGGAAAAGGCCGGCACTGGAGCCCTGAATACCGCGCTGGTCGAAGTAGACGGCCAGGTCTTCTCCCGCTCGGCTGCCATCCTGCGGGCGATGCGCGAACTCGGCACCGGCTGGCGGATCCTTTCCGCGCTGGGCCGCTGCATTCCCCGTCCGCTGCGGGACTGGGCCTACGATTTCATCGCCGCCCGCCGCCACAGGTGGTTCGGCAAGGGCGATGCCTGTTCGATGCCGTCCGAGGCCCTGCGCGAGCGCCTGATGTGA
- a CDS encoding Ig-like domain-containing protein, which produces MRLLFSLLCLASLPLQAAPPVLSAEPQDQQVEFGDNAVLSVTASGSNLSYQWYKGQSGNLSSPVLGAVGPLMLSLPLAADSSFWVRVSNADGAVNSPAADITVAPMVPATLKGTGFVRNQAVSTPVSLVRDVVRVVGGRYHAHFIKSDGSLWGLGGNSSAQLGDGTSTHRYNPVPVTLTGVMQIAAGDEHTIFLTADGSLWAAGSNNDGQLGDGTGISRGTPKKITGGVARIAAGGYKTFFIRTNGSLWGMGSNYGGELGDGTTIPRYSPVKIADGVVNVTSGGRHAMFIKSDGSLWAMGQNDHGQLGNGNNTVVWQGPVSVATGISRVAAGPVYTLILKQDGTLMGTGYNGSGQLGIGSTTSTTTPSVCTTGVRGISTQQDHCLFLKDDNSLWGMGWNPQGQLGDGTTVTRTLPVPIASGVSGMAAGGSFSYFLDATPQITGQDAPVASLVNDGLVLRVVVAGPGPFSYQWFTGAAGDTTQPIAGAVTSVYAVPAASIGQPHWVRITNAYGSKDSAAVVPANAETQPVVTTQPQPQAVGYGENATFTVAATGTGLGYQWYAGPAGDTSAPVAGATGAMLVTPPLSTLTSFWVRVTNLSGSGDSIAATATVTPATTGRLMGSGDNSWGQLGVPSNTPQPAQVASGILDMTTNVDHGLILTATGELFATGRNYYGQLGDGSTTDRYTPVLIASSVARVATGYSHSLFVKTDGTLWGVGLADGGQLGDGGGYYSRTTPIQVATGVADISCSNYSSQILRTDGTLWQTQVSTDYEVPDWTLVATGVVRARGGWDRYFIKADGSLWGRGYDNYGQIGDGPEVTGETPVLVATGVRKMSAGQYHSLFIKNNGTLWAAGYNFFGQLGDGTTTNRPTAFQLATNVVDAAAGNSHSLFVKTDGTMWSMGYPGSGRLGGNYNSNTTLPGLAATGVSKVVAGSSHSWWMDARAELAGQPADAVILTGQQATLSVLPGGPGPFTYQWFAGETGDQSAPLAGATSSSFQTAPLAVTTKFWLRVGNAYGTANSRTVTVTVAVQPVITIEPDQYSVLTGSQALYSVAATGGALSYQWYRGTPGNTSNPVAGATSPVLGLSALSGAPAVWVRVTNLAGTVDSHGATAMAPLRVPGTVSGMGRNTFGPLADGTTQQRRTPVLSMRDVVKISAGIDHSLFLKADGSLWGSGTSYSGELGTGSSINQNLLPIPIMTGVADMSAGGFTLILKQDGTLWATGTNDYGAHSGAPSAPRFTPVQVNSGVSRIAAGSFHSLVVKNDGSLWAYGGNSDGQLGNGSSSNPGQPVHLADSVVDVAAGSGHSLFLKNDGTLWATGYSQIGSVSISYEPILVARDVVACSAGRQFSHFIKNDRSLWAVGRNEFGMLGTGNKNSQPAPVRVMEDVASVSCGFDHTCIVKLDRTVWTVGRNDQGQLGTGDLTSRSTPVMIAAGVSSSAAGSSQSLFIDLKPLITRQPVSLNAQAGSETSLDLEIHSSVPATIQWYRGRSGDTSRPITGATGSILTLPSPLTGTYYWARVSNEWGWRDSAAAAVTLPGMGSTDWQEWAFNAGLNESNLSPETDADGDGLANVLERAFDTSPLLPSPEGLPVATLAFRNGQTYLDLVYRRSNSGSPDIGYQWSPDLITWSTFYPVSNGGPGSGSLSLLNSNVDGDGSASLYRISRSLRSWETVGFLRLEVTE; this is translated from the coding sequence ATGCGCCTTCTTTTTTCCCTGCTGTGTCTTGCTTCCCTGCCGCTTCAGGCAGCGCCGCCGGTGCTTTCCGCGGAACCTCAGGATCAGCAGGTGGAGTTCGGAGACAATGCTGTCCTCTCCGTAACTGCCAGCGGTTCGAACTTGTCATATCAGTGGTATAAGGGACAAAGCGGCAATCTCTCTTCACCGGTACTCGGTGCCGTCGGTCCGCTGATGCTGAGCCTGCCGCTCGCCGCCGACAGTTCGTTCTGGGTCCGGGTTTCCAACGCCGACGGTGCCGTCAATAGCCCGGCCGCTGACATCACCGTGGCCCCGATGGTCCCAGCCACCCTGAAGGGCACCGGCTTCGTCCGGAATCAGGCAGTGAGCACGCCGGTCTCCTTGGTCCGCGACGTCGTCCGGGTCGTAGGGGGACGCTATCACGCCCATTTCATCAAGTCCGACGGCAGCCTGTGGGGGCTCGGCGGAAACAGTTCCGCCCAGCTCGGCGACGGCACCAGCACCCATCGTTATAACCCGGTCCCCGTGACCCTCACCGGGGTGATGCAGATCGCTGCGGGCGACGAACACACGATCTTCCTGACGGCGGACGGAAGCTTGTGGGCGGCTGGCAGCAACAACGACGGTCAGCTTGGCGATGGCACCGGAATCAGCCGCGGCACGCCGAAAAAGATCACGGGAGGCGTCGCCCGGATCGCAGCCGGCGGCTACAAGACCTTCTTCATCCGGACCAACGGCTCGCTGTGGGGCATGGGCAGTAACTACGGCGGAGAACTCGGGGACGGCACCACGATCCCTCGCTACTCACCGGTGAAGATCGCGGACGGCGTGGTGAATGTGACCTCCGGCGGCCGCCACGCCATGTTCATCAAGTCGGACGGCTCCCTGTGGGCCATGGGACAAAACGACCACGGCCAGCTCGGCAATGGAAACAACACCGTGGTTTGGCAAGGCCCTGTCTCTGTCGCGACCGGCATCTCCCGCGTCGCCGCCGGCCCGGTGTACACCCTGATCCTGAAGCAGGATGGCACGCTGATGGGGACCGGCTACAATGGCTCCGGTCAACTTGGCATCGGGAGCACCACCAGCACCACGACCCCATCGGTCTGCACCACGGGAGTTCGCGGCATTTCCACCCAGCAGGATCACTGCCTGTTCCTCAAGGACGACAACTCGCTGTGGGGCATGGGGTGGAATCCGCAGGGCCAACTGGGCGATGGCACCACGGTCACCCGCACTCTTCCCGTTCCCATCGCGAGCGGTGTCTCCGGCATGGCCGCCGGGGGAAGCTTCAGTTACTTCCTGGATGCCACCCCGCAGATCACCGGCCAGGACGCCCCGGTGGCCAGCCTCGTGAATGACGGGCTGGTTCTCCGCGTGGTGGTCGCCGGCCCCGGGCCCTTTTCCTACCAGTGGTTCACAGGAGCGGCCGGCGATACCACCCAGCCGATCGCAGGTGCCGTGACTTCCGTTTACGCAGTCCCGGCTGCTTCCATCGGCCAGCCGCATTGGGTGCGGATCACCAATGCCTACGGCAGCAAGGACAGCGCCGCCGTGGTCCCGGCGAATGCCGAAACCCAACCGGTGGTCACCACCCAGCCCCAGCCTCAGGCCGTCGGATATGGGGAAAACGCGACCTTCACCGTCGCAGCCACCGGCACCGGCCTGGGCTACCAATGGTATGCCGGCCCCGCGGGTGACACGTCCGCTCCCGTGGCCGGAGCGACCGGCGCCATGCTGGTCACCCCGCCCCTGTCCACGCTCACCAGCTTTTGGGTCCGGGTCACGAACCTGTCCGGCAGCGGCGATAGCATCGCCGCCACCGCAACCGTCACCCCGGCCACCACCGGCCGCCTGATGGGCAGCGGGGACAATTCCTGGGGCCAGCTCGGGGTGCCTTCCAATACTCCCCAACCGGCCCAGGTGGCGTCGGGCATCCTCGACATGACCACAAACGTCGACCATGGCCTGATCCTCACCGCTACCGGCGAACTGTTCGCCACCGGACGAAACTACTACGGCCAGCTCGGCGACGGCAGCACGACCGACCGCTACACGCCGGTGCTGATTGCCAGCAGTGTCGCCCGTGTGGCCACCGGCTATTCGCACAGCTTGTTTGTGAAGACCGATGGCACCCTGTGGGGCGTGGGCTTGGCAGACGGCGGCCAACTTGGCGATGGAGGTGGTTACTACAGTCGCACGACTCCCATCCAGGTCGCCACCGGTGTCGCCGACATCTCGTGCTCGAATTACTCCAGCCAGATCCTGCGGACGGATGGCACCCTGTGGCAGACCCAGGTGAGCACCGACTACGAAGTCCCTGATTGGACCCTCGTCGCCACCGGCGTGGTCCGGGCCCGCGGCGGTTGGGATCGCTATTTCATCAAGGCTGATGGCAGCTTGTGGGGACGCGGCTACGACAACTACGGCCAAATCGGCGATGGGCCGGAAGTCACCGGCGAGACCCCGGTGCTCGTCGCTACCGGCGTCAGGAAGATGTCCGCGGGCCAGTATCACAGCCTGTTCATCAAGAACAACGGCACCCTGTGGGCTGCCGGGTACAATTTCTTCGGCCAGCTCGGCGATGGCACCACCACCAATCGGCCCACCGCCTTTCAGCTCGCCACCAATGTCGTCGATGCCGCCGCGGGCAATTCCCACAGCCTGTTCGTGAAGACGGATGGCACGATGTGGTCGATGGGTTACCCGGGCAGTGGCCGGCTCGGTGGCAATTACAACTCGAACACGACCCTTCCCGGACTCGCCGCCACCGGCGTTTCCAAAGTGGTCGCCGGATCCTCCCACTCATGGTGGATGGATGCCCGTGCCGAACTCGCCGGCCAGCCTGCCGATGCCGTGATACTGACCGGCCAGCAGGCGACTCTCAGCGTGTTGCCGGGCGGGCCCGGGCCTTTCACCTACCAGTGGTTTGCCGGTGAAACCGGAGACCAGTCCGCTCCTCTGGCCGGAGCGACTTCCTCCTCTTTCCAAACCGCGCCACTGGCCGTCACGACCAAGTTCTGGCTGCGGGTCGGAAATGCCTACGGCACCGCCAACAGCCGCACCGTCACGGTCACCGTCGCCGTGCAGCCAGTCATCACCATCGAGCCCGACCAATACTCCGTGCTCACCGGTTCGCAGGCGCTCTATTCGGTCGCGGCCACCGGCGGTGCGCTTTCCTACCAATGGTATCGGGGAACGCCGGGAAACACCTCCAATCCAGTGGCAGGAGCCACCAGTCCTGTCCTCGGCTTGTCCGCTCTCAGCGGGGCACCCGCCGTCTGGGTGCGCGTGACCAATCTCGCCGGCACGGTCGACAGCCACGGGGCTACCGCAATGGCTCCCCTGCGAGTGCCGGGCACGGTCTCGGGCATGGGACGCAATACCTTCGGGCCCTTGGCCGATGGCACCACCCAGCAGCGCCGGACGCCGGTTCTCTCGATGCGCGACGTGGTCAAGATCTCGGCCGGCATCGATCACAGTCTCTTCCTCAAGGCCGATGGCTCGCTGTGGGGTTCCGGTACGAGCTACTCCGGGGAACTCGGAACCGGTTCCTCCATCAATCAGAACCTGCTGCCCATCCCGATCATGACGGGAGTCGCGGACATGTCTGCCGGAGGCTTCACTCTCATCCTGAAGCAAGATGGCACCCTGTGGGCCACCGGCACCAATGACTATGGTGCGCACAGCGGCGCCCCGAGCGCACCCCGCTTCACCCCCGTACAGGTAAACAGCGGGGTTTCACGGATCGCCGCAGGATCGTTCCACAGCCTGGTCGTCAAAAACGACGGCAGCCTCTGGGCCTACGGCGGGAATTCCGATGGCCAGCTTGGCAATGGCAGCTCTTCCAACCCCGGCCAGCCGGTCCATCTGGCGGACAGTGTCGTCGACGTCGCCGCCGGCTCCGGACACAGCCTGTTTCTCAAGAACGATGGCACTCTCTGGGCGACCGGCTACAGCCAGATCGGCAGCGTCTCCATATCCTACGAGCCGATCCTCGTCGCCCGGGACGTGGTCGCCTGTTCCGCTGGCCGGCAATTCAGCCATTTCATTAAAAACGACCGGTCGCTCTGGGCCGTGGGCCGCAATGAATTCGGCATGCTCGGCACCGGCAACAAGAACTCCCAACCCGCGCCGGTGCGGGTCATGGAAGACGTTGCCTCGGTGTCCTGCGGATTCGATCACACCTGCATCGTCAAGCTCGACCGCACGGTCTGGACCGTGGGACGAAACGATCAGGGACAGCTCGGCACCGGCGATCTCACGAGCCGCAGCACCCCGGTCATGATCGCCGCCGGTGTATCCTCCTCCGCCGCGGGAAGCAGCCAGAGCCTCTTCATCGACCTGAAGCCGCTGATCACCCGCCAGCCGGTGTCGCTCAATGCCCAGGCTGGCAGCGAGACTTCGCTGGACCTTGAGATCCACTCTTCGGTGCCCGCGACCATCCAGTGGTATCGCGGCCGCAGCGGCGACACCTCGCGGCCGATCACCGGCGCGACAGGAAGCATTCTGACGCTCCCATCGCCGCTGACCGGCACCTATTACTGGGCGCGCGTTTCCAATGAATGGGGATGGCGCGACAGCGCCGCCGCGGCCGTCACCTTGCCCGGAATGGGCAGCACCGATTGGCAGGAGTGGGCCTTCAATGCGGGGCTCAACGAGAGCAACCTCTCCCCCGAGACCGATGCCGATGGCGACGGTTTGGCAAATGTACTCGAACGGGCCTTCGACACCTCGCCGCTGCTGCCCTCCCCTGAAGGCCTCCCGGTCGCGACCTTGGCCTTCCGCAATGGCCAAACCTACCTCGACCTCGTTTACCGCCGATCCAACTCCGGGTCACCTGACATCGGCTACCAGTGGTCGCCCGACCTGATTACCTGGTCCACCTTTTACCCGGTGAGCAACGGCGGCCCAGGATCCGGCTCGCTGAGCCTGCTCAACTCGAACGTCGATGGTGATGGCTCGGCGAGCTTGTACCGCATCTCGCGGTCCCTGCGTTCATGGGAAACCGTTGGTTTCCTTCGCCTTGAGGTGACGGAGTGA
- a CDS encoding PKD domain-containing protein produces the protein MRRLPAILLPLILLVGVALWWLKPSAPPPLPPVAKAAEAEKPKSRPSVADPALTQWLADHREAREIPAADMERAVTMATERKERMLQWIAADPKQALEQAVTLAEYEALPEPLKPLYERPFVAMATLRVLPVCVEGGPAEPMRVLEMEGQSWQASVFGRRQQQVTKEGTPLAGITLDGVAAIDEQAFVPVASKEVAAHAALPLGNPDPARDFSTGEALGDHAVTALAAGKRYLFADTASLEDANQKMAKLDESISPKSGSNVVFALPSPAEGGVNWEGASAEVELQADAWSETPKSVFCIRVDFSDVPGQVVTQAALASVMNTAVADSLTKMSYGKTTITAAVSSTTVRMPLPSTSYAPDKNSELHTDARNAYLAVAGPTALNGYDIVVVHFASIGMQGSGLTYAGLAGGGSQWLQGTIASGVIIHEFGHNYGIGHSSFWATSDGSVTGAGSSVEYGDQTDIMGSGPDPEGHFHMQGKQRLGWLTAAQWQDATATGSGTRRIYRFDSSATTGALRGVRITKAASPAEYYWVGYRPGIPTQPSFQKGAYLIWQRPAESRSWLIDTTPGTPDGKNDAAVALGRTFADATANVYVTPLAIGGTGANQWLDVNVQIGPFPGNIAPTATLTGTGSIAARASTTFSASASDGNGDTLAYNWDFGDGSTASNASSVSHLWLVGGNYTVTLTVSDMKGGTVVKTQAVTVSDPLTTWTAGSVGASRTVNRSAYLNGRFIVTGNQYAYGSFDGVTWKEQYLALNFNSGGMAYGDGRYVIAGFDSISGDWHATTYSSTDGIHWTQGTLGLLPELRDVAWGAGAFVAVGDDGTILRSTNGGQTWTQSTAPGVASLSSIAYGGGVFVAVGGTTVYTSPDGIAWTDRSSGHTLQSWHSFDRVIYAAGKFIAGGWYSGMHASLNGGVTWTEMPIRGDHDYDVNNIVAGEGCIVASAIDKTDSNTSVLLVSVDGLSWEESGYTGFPSTPALAFGGGRYLTASGAAGATSRSNGFYPSNSAPTASISAPATANARAGVLFSSTTSDPNGDALTFAWDFKDGTSLTGGSFAYHVFPTGGTYSVDLITTDTRGGVTVASHSITVSDPLDNWTTRTSGTTAHLNDIAFGGGKLVAVGESAGTYRISTDGINWTTGGSMAANGYLYGIIYDGTNFVVVGQDYDFTAPAGWKGAIYTSPNGTTWTRRSFSGSSLKDVAFGGGVYVAVGEAGALWRSTNGTTWSPVPSGVSVNINGVSYGNGGFVAVGAANDGGSGIVLTSPDGNTWTNTSAAAGLLSWHGFYDVQYCNDRFLASGWYTKIRHSTNNGASFTTTQTGTRQIPAFAYGNGIYFAAGVDKDNANADINLISTDGANWSALTTAGQDDRNATVFYNNTFITVGANGSIRQSATVTAPPTGGYAAWQAAQFPGSPALSGSEEDYDRDGVPNLVEYATGTDPRDSSKRPTFTRTVQGGQLILTVPRNADAVDVTITAESSSNLYDWAGAGVILLEDTPQQFRAAIPLNGSRKFLRARFSVN, from the coding sequence ATGCGACGCCTCCCTGCGATCCTACTGCCGTTGATTCTTTTGGTCGGAGTTGCCCTTTGGTGGCTCAAGCCGTCCGCCCCGCCGCCACTTCCCCCGGTCGCGAAGGCTGCGGAGGCTGAGAAGCCAAAGTCCCGTCCTTCAGTAGCCGATCCTGCCCTGACGCAGTGGCTGGCCGATCACCGCGAAGCGCGCGAAATCCCCGCTGCCGACATGGAGCGGGCGGTGACGATGGCGACGGAACGCAAGGAGCGGATGCTCCAGTGGATCGCGGCCGACCCGAAGCAGGCCTTGGAGCAGGCAGTCACGCTGGCGGAATACGAGGCGCTGCCGGAGCCGCTCAAGCCTCTCTATGAGCGGCCCTTCGTGGCGATGGCGACGCTGCGGGTCTTGCCGGTATGCGTCGAAGGCGGCCCCGCCGAGCCGATGCGTGTTCTGGAAATGGAAGGCCAGAGCTGGCAGGCGTCCGTCTTTGGCCGGCGGCAGCAGCAGGTGACCAAGGAAGGCACTCCGCTCGCCGGCATCACTCTTGATGGGGTCGCGGCGATCGACGAGCAGGCCTTCGTGCCAGTCGCCTCGAAGGAAGTCGCGGCCCACGCTGCACTGCCTCTCGGCAATCCGGATCCGGCCCGTGACTTCTCCACCGGTGAAGCGCTGGGCGACCACGCGGTCACTGCCTTGGCCGCGGGCAAGCGCTACCTCTTCGCCGATACCGCCTCGCTTGAGGATGCGAATCAAAAGATGGCCAAGCTTGATGAGTCGATCTCGCCTAAGAGCGGTTCAAACGTGGTGTTCGCCCTGCCATCACCCGCTGAAGGCGGAGTGAATTGGGAAGGAGCTTCGGCCGAGGTCGAGCTTCAGGCGGACGCTTGGTCGGAGACGCCCAAGTCCGTCTTCTGCATCCGCGTGGATTTCTCCGACGTGCCCGGCCAGGTCGTGACCCAAGCCGCCCTGGCATCGGTCATGAATACCGCCGTGGCGGATTCGCTGACGAAAATGTCCTACGGCAAGACCACCATCACCGCGGCGGTCAGCTCCACCACCGTCCGCATGCCGCTGCCCTCGACGTCCTACGCGCCGGACAAAAACAGCGAACTCCACACCGACGCGAGGAACGCCTACCTCGCCGTGGCCGGGCCCACCGCGCTCAATGGCTACGACATCGTGGTCGTCCATTTCGCGAGCATCGGCATGCAGGGCAGTGGCCTCACCTATGCCGGCCTCGCGGGCGGCGGCAGCCAGTGGCTGCAGGGCACCATCGCCTCGGGCGTCATCATCCACGAGTTCGGCCACAACTACGGCATCGGCCACTCGAGCTTCTGGGCGACCTCCGATGGCAGCGTGACCGGCGCCGGTAGCAGCGTGGAATACGGCGACCAGACCGACATCATGGGCAGCGGCCCGGATCCGGAGGGCCACTTCCACATGCAGGGAAAACAACGGCTCGGCTGGCTCACGGCTGCACAGTGGCAGGACGCCACTGCCACCGGTTCCGGCACCCGGCGCATCTACCGCTTTGACTCCAGCGCCACTACCGGTGCGCTGCGCGGCGTCCGCATCACGAAGGCCGCCTCACCGGCCGAATACTACTGGGTTGGCTATCGCCCCGGCATCCCGACCCAGCCTTCATTCCAGAAGGGTGCCTATCTGATCTGGCAGCGCCCTGCGGAGTCGCGTTCGTGGCTGATCGACACCACTCCGGGAACGCCGGATGGAAAGAATGACGCCGCCGTCGCTCTCGGCCGCACCTTCGCGGACGCCACCGCCAATGTTTACGTCACGCCGCTCGCCATCGGCGGCACTGGAGCCAACCAGTGGCTCGATGTGAACGTGCAGATCGGACCTTTCCCCGGAAACATCGCACCGACGGCCACGCTGACCGGCACCGGCAGCATCGCCGCACGCGCGAGCACCACCTTCTCCGCCTCGGCGTCGGACGGCAATGGCGACACGCTCGCCTACAACTGGGACTTCGGCGACGGCAGCACCGCATCGAATGCCTCATCGGTGAGCCATCTCTGGCTCGTCGGCGGCAACTACACGGTGACTCTGACCGTGAGTGACATGAAAGGCGGCACGGTCGTGAAGACGCAGGCCGTCACGGTCAGCGATCCGCTCACGACCTGGACCGCCGGGAGCGTAGGTGCCAGCCGCACCGTGAACCGCAGCGCCTACCTCAACGGCCGCTTCATCGTCACCGGCAACCAGTACGCCTATGGATCCTTCGACGGCGTAACCTGGAAGGAGCAGTACCTGGCCCTGAACTTCAACAGCGGCGGCATGGCCTATGGCGATGGCCGCTATGTGATCGCCGGCTTCGATTCGATCAGCGGCGATTGGCATGCGACCACCTATTCCTCCACCGATGGCATCCACTGGACTCAGGGAACCCTCGGCCTGCTTCCGGAGCTTCGTGATGTGGCGTGGGGTGCCGGTGCCTTCGTGGCAGTCGGCGATGATGGCACCATCCTGCGCTCGACCAATGGCGGACAAACCTGGACCCAGTCAACGGCGCCCGGCGTCGCTTCGCTCAGCAGCATCGCCTATGGCGGCGGAGTCTTCGTCGCCGTCGGCGGCACCACGGTCTACACCTCGCCGGATGGCATTGCCTGGACCGATCGCAGCTCGGGTCACACCTTGCAGAGCTGGCACAGCTTTGACCGCGTGATCTACGCCGCCGGGAAATTCATCGCGGGCGGTTGGTACAGCGGCATGCACGCGTCGCTGAATGGCGGCGTGACCTGGACCGAGATGCCGATCCGTGGCGACCACGACTACGACGTGAACAACATCGTCGCCGGTGAAGGCTGCATCGTCGCCTCGGCGATCGACAAGACAGACTCGAATACCTCGGTGCTGCTGGTGTCGGTCGATGGATTGTCATGGGAGGAGAGTGGCTATACCGGCTTCCCCTCGACTCCCGCGCTGGCCTTCGGTGGCGGCCGTTATTTGACCGCCAGCGGCGCGGCAGGTGCGACCTCGCGCAGCAATGGCTTCTACCCCTCGAACTCGGCACCCACCGCGAGCATCAGCGCCCCCGCTACCGCGAATGCGCGGGCCGGCGTGCTCTTCTCCTCCACCACCAGCGATCCGAATGGCGACGCGCTCACGTTTGCCTGGGACTTCAAGGATGGCACTTCTCTAACAGGGGGCTCGTTCGCCTACCATGTCTTCCCGACCGGTGGCACGTATTCCGTGGACCTCATCACCACGGACACCCGCGGCGGCGTGACGGTGGCCAGTCATTCGATCACTGTCTCCGATCCGTTGGACAACTGGACCACCCGCACGTCCGGCACCACTGCCCACCTGAACGACATCGCCTTCGGCGGCGGCAAGCTCGTCGCGGTGGGAGAAAGCGCCGGCACCTACCGGATCTCCACCGATGGCATCAACTGGACCACCGGCGGCAGCATGGCGGCCAATGGCTACCTCTACGGAATCATCTACGACGGCACCAATTTCGTCGTCGTCGGCCAGGACTATGACTTTACGGCGCCTGCCGGTTGGAAGGGCGCGATCTACACCTCGCCGAATGGCACCACCTGGACCCGCCGGAGTTTCTCCGGATCATCGCTGAAAGACGTGGCTTTCGGTGGCGGCGTTTACGTCGCGGTGGGCGAAGCCGGCGCGCTGTGGCGATCCACCAATGGCACCACCTGGTCGCCGGTTCCGTCCGGCGTCTCGGTGAATATCAATGGCGTTTCCTACGGCAATGGCGGCTTCGTCGCCGTGGGCGCGGCCAATGACGGTGGCTCGGGCATCGTGCTGACCTCGCCGGATGGCAACACGTGGACCAATACCTCCGCCGCCGCCGGGCTGCTGAGTTGGCACGGCTTCTACGATGTCCAGTACTGCAACGACCGCTTCCTCGCCTCCGGCTGGTACACGAAGATCCGCCACTCCACCAACAATGGCGCCAGCTTCACCACCACCCAGACCGGCACCCGCCAGATCCCTGCCTTCGCTTATGGCAATGGCATCTACTTCGCCGCCGGCGTCGACAAGGACAACGCCAACGCGGACATCAACCTGATCTCCACCGACGGCGCGAACTGGAGTGCGCTGACCACCGCCGGCCAGGATGACCGGAATGCCACCGTATTCTACAACAACACCTTCATCACGGTGGGAGCGAATGGCTCGATCCGCCAGTCCGCCACCGTCACCGCTCCGCCGACCGGTGGCTACGCCGCATGGCAGGCCGCCCAATTCCCCGGCTCCCCGGCGCTCTCCGGCAGCGAGGAAGACTACGACCGCGATGGCGTGCCGAACCTGGTGGAATACGCGACCGGCACTGATCCGCGCGATAGCAGCAAGCGGCCAACCTTCACCCGCACGGTGCAGGGTGGTCAGCTGATCCTCACCGTCCCGCGGAATGCGGACGCCGTGGATGTCACGATCACCGCTGAAAGCTCGAGCAACCTGTACGACTGGGCTGGCGCCGGGGTGATCCTGCTCGAGGACACGCCCCAGCAATTCCGCGCGGCGATCCCTCTCAATGGCTCCCGTAAATTCCTGCGGGCCCGGTTCTCGGTGAACTGA